A section of the Prevotella melaninogenica genome encodes:
- a CDS encoding helix-turn-helix transcriptional regulator produces MKNMNRIKSVFADTGHTGKWLADQLEKAPVTISKWCTNTSQPSLETIHRIAEILNVQPGDLLTKI; encoded by the coding sequence ATGAAAAATATGAACCGCATAAAAAGTGTCTTTGCAGATACTGGTCATACTGGAAAATGGTTGGCAGACCAATTGGAGAAAGCCCCTGTTACTATTTCAAAATGGTGCACCAATACTTCACAACCCAGTCTGGAAACCATTCACAGAATAGCAGAAATTCTTAATGTACAACCAGGAGATTTGCTTACAAAGATATAA